The following proteins come from a genomic window of Pseudomonas syringae:
- a CDS encoding ABC transporter ATP-binding protein, with protein MSLPDVTPAPVSGEQPTLDVRDLCTSFHTRAGVLPAVRNVSLRVQPGRILGLVGESGSGKSVTGFSILGLVDEPGRISGGQVLFKGRDLTKLSAAQLREIQGNRVAMIFQDPMMTLNPVLRVDTQMVEAVRAHRSIGKREAREHASRTLALMGIASPEERLRTYPHQLSGGMRQRVAIAIALLHSPDLIIADEPTTALDVTIQAQILSEVQKLVREQGTSLIWITHDLSVVAGLADDVAVMYAGRIVEQGSVEQGLDRPQHPYTQGLIDSLPSRNKRGQRLRQIPGMAPDLLSMPAGCAFAARCSRAAEMCAQDPEPREILPGHTVRCFYPGAAADVQ; from the coding sequence ATGAGCCTGCCTGATGTGACGCCTGCGCCAGTTTCAGGCGAACAGCCGACCCTCGATGTGCGCGATCTGTGTACCTCGTTTCATACCCGCGCCGGCGTGTTGCCTGCGGTGCGCAATGTGTCGTTGCGCGTGCAGCCGGGGCGTATTCTGGGGCTGGTGGGCGAGTCGGGGTCGGGCAAATCGGTGACCGGTTTCTCGATTCTCGGTCTGGTGGATGAACCGGGGCGTATCAGTGGCGGCCAGGTCCTGTTCAAGGGCCGGGACCTGACAAAGCTCTCGGCCGCGCAACTGCGGGAAATCCAGGGCAATCGGGTGGCGATGATTTTTCAGGACCCGATGATGACCCTCAACCCGGTGCTGCGTGTCGATACGCAAATGGTCGAAGCGGTACGTGCCCATCGTTCGATCGGCAAGCGCGAAGCCCGCGAACATGCCAGCCGCACCTTGGCGCTGATGGGCATTGCCAGCCCCGAAGAGCGCCTTCGCACCTATCCGCATCAGTTGTCCGGCGGCATGCGTCAGCGGGTGGCGATTGCCATTGCGTTGCTGCACTCGCCTGACCTGATCATCGCCGACGAGCCGACCACCGCGCTCGACGTAACCATTCAGGCGCAGATCCTCAGCGAAGTGCAGAAACTGGTGCGCGAGCAGGGTACCTCGCTGATCTGGATCACCCATGACCTGTCGGTGGTTGCCGGGTTGGCTGACGATGTGGCGGTGATGTACGCCGGACGTATCGTCGAGCAGGGGTCGGTCGAGCAGGGTCTGGATCGTCCGCAACATCCCTACACGCAAGGCCTGATCGACAGCCTGCCGAGCCGTAACAAGCGTGGTCAGCGCTTGCGGCAGATTCCCGGTATGGCGCCGGATTTGCTGTCGATGCCCGCCGGCTGCGCGTTTGCCGCGCGCTGCTCCAGAGCAGCGGAAATGTGCGCGCAGGACCCTGAACCCCGCGAAATTCTACCGGGCCATACGGTTCGCTGCTTTTACCCAGGAGCTGCTGCCGATGTCCAGTGA